From Erigeron canadensis isolate Cc75 chromosome 8, C_canadensis_v1, whole genome shotgun sequence, one genomic window encodes:
- the LOC122578128 gene encoding uncharacterized protein LOC122578128 isoform X3, with protein MAEDQLKKRSNLSNVIHHNPWAVQKAKKKKVYHYDLDTKSTIALEWDNKKEHVVPKKEQIGIAYRELIQFLPFDAKNENILGDVFAAPPELFELNNLTGLLSYEVWQTHLSEQEREFLTQFLPEGADLHKIVHGLLAGNNFCFGNPFAKWGASVCSGDCHPDAVRRQEQCNKANKIAYYSELHEHHTKMIRSLQLWKEAWASCENEEDEFMQKILSRSRKDVHRSGSSLENGARYGPQDDLGATSGSCSWDADDKLYSSDSPDLAMNGETLNRVSRMDPGNTYHDYSGGSRSVARPSKGDKSRKLSTECDDGAKYMSYIKVSKEQHERVKSSMKYSNTSVQPTSLNHVLGNLDSFCVQPYKVFEEEETQKLHEHWLLLAKKDLPLGFENWKNWQSAKWQLAKCIMKEMEDKRKSNDRSVLDLSSQNQDKESQVLLLHGPENATLDNTHLNPIEVEIEGNRGLTFRSELDLKVETHENALEVEHKDDGSQYSTQNQHLVQISMHNDSQNFSPMAMDANSNVLADSCAFPCSLAEYTRNTIHAEAPVAEQFPLASAATEIWPSASLPSSVYCHQPTPVSCGYTSVSEFLLGNGQSSFPHRPSEAASDAMLAPSLFARNICSSLPLHQNIQEHIFTDGGARFSVPRQEQLLPLNHAQDWTENNAVSHPMPASSHNRLNQNWFSNEEVVRDRWTGGVQNQDIGNACQVADESLLSVLSHFNGQRSVASYGSPGFIQSGNNAGVGHGAIHPSTANGMLPRAARGLNLNYMSGNEVHSATRWVNLPGGLQETGEKSFPWLWNNKELG; from the exons ATGGCTGAAGATCAACTGAAAAAGCGTTCCAACTTAAGCAATGTCATCCATCATAATCCCTGGGCGGTGCAGAAAGCCAAAAAGAAGAAAGTTTATCATTATGATTTAGATACAAAATCAACTATAGCTCTTGAGTGGGATAACAAGAAGGAACATGTTGTTCCTAAGAAGGAGCAAATAGGTATTGCATACAGAGAGTTGATCCAGTTTCTTCCTTTTGATGCAAAGAACGAAAATATCTTGGGTGACGTATTTGCGGCTCCTCCTGAATTATTTGAACTGAATAACTTGACTGGTTTGCTGTCTTATGAG GTCTGGCAAACTCATCTATCAGAACAAGAAAGAGAGTTTTTGACCCAATTTCTTCCTGAAGGGGCTGATTTGCATAAAATCGTTCATGGCTTGTTAGCTGGAAATAATTTCTGCTTCGGAAATCCATTCGCAAAATG GGGTGCTTCAGTTTGTTCAGGTGATTGTCATCCTGATGCTGTTCGCCGTCAAGAACAGTGTAACAAGGCTAACAAAATAGCATATTATTCAGAATTGCATGAGCATCATACTAA AATGATACGGAGTTTGCAATTGTGGAAGGAAGCTTGGGCAAGCTGTgagaatgaagaagatgaatttATGCAAAAGATACTAAG TAGGTCCAGAAAAGATGTTCACAGAAGTGGGTCTTCACTAGAGAACGGCGCACGATATGGACCTCAAGATGATCTGGGTGCAACATCTGGATCTTGTTCATGGGACGCCGATGATAAATTATATAGTAGTGATAGCCCAGATTTAGCAATGAATGGGGAAACTTTAAATAG GGTTTCCAGAATGGACCCTGGAAACACATATCACGACTATTCAGGTGGATCAAGATCAGTAGCAAGACCTAGTAAAGGAGACAAATCACGCAAGCTTAGTACAGAATGTGATGATGGAGCCAAATATATGTCGTATATCAAG GTCAGCAAGGAGCAGCATGAACGGGTCAAGAGCAGTATGAAATACTCTAACACAAGTGTCCAGCCGACGTCTCTGAATCATGTTTTAGGAAATCTTGATAGTTTCTGTGTTCAACCATACAAAGTGTTTGAGGAAGAGGAGACACAGAAGCTGCATGAACACTG GTTGCTTTTGGCAAAGAAAGATCTCCCTCTAGGTTTTGAAAATTGGAAAAATTGGCAATCTGCCAAATGGCAACTAGCAAAGTGTATAATGAAGGAAATGGAAGATAAAAGGAAGTCAAATGATAGATCAGTTTTGGATTTGTCTAGTCAAAATCAGGATAAAGAAAGTCAAGTCTTGTTACTTCATGGTCCTGAGAATGCAACCTTAGACAACACGCATTTAAATCCAATAGAAGTGGAGATAGAAGGAAACCGTGGTTTAACGTTCCGATCAGAGTTAGATCTGAAAGTAGAAACTCATGAAAATGCTTTGGAAGTTGAACATAAAGATGATGGTAGTCAATATTCTACTCAGAATCAGCATCTGGTCCAAATTTCTATGCATAATGATAGCCAAAACTTCTCCCCAATGGCAATGGATGCCAATAGTAATGTTTTGGCCGATTCATGTGCTTTCCCCTGTAGTCTAGCTGAATATACCAGAAATACTATTCATGCAGAGGCTCCTGTTGCTGAGCAATTTCCTCTTGCATCTGCTGCAACAGAAATATGGCCCTCAGCGAGCCTACCATCAAGTGTGTACTGTCATCAACCGACACCTGTAAGCTGTGGATACACATCTGTCAGTGAATTTTTACTTGGGAACGGCCAATCAAGTTTTCCTCACAGACCATCCGAAG CTGCGAGTGATGCAATGCTGGCACCCAGTCTGTTTGCTAGGAATATATGTTCATCACTGCCATTGCATCAGAACATTCAAGAACATATATTCACAGATGGAGGGGCCCGGTTTTCGGTTCCAAGACAAGAACAGTTGCTGCCACTAAATCATGCTCAAGATTGGACGGAGAATAATGCCGTTAGCCATCCAATGCCGGCATCATCCCATAATCGATTAAACCAAAATTGGTTTTCTAATGAGGAGGTGGTACGTGATAGGTGGACTGGCGGTGTACAAAATCAGGACATTGGGAATGCCTGCCAGGTGGCGGATGAGAGTTTATTAAGCGTTTTATCTCATTTTAATGGCCAACGCTCAGTTGCCTCATATGGTTCACCCGGGTTTATTCAGTCTGGGAACAATGCTGGAGTGGGGCATGGAGCAATTCATCCGTCGACAGCAAATGGTATGCTGCCCAGGGCCGCCAGAGGTTTGAATCTTAACTACATGAGTGGCAATGAAGTTCATTCTGCAACAAGATGGGTAAACTTGCCAGGAGGATTACAGGAAACTGGGGAGAAATCTTTTCCATGGTTATGGAATAATAAAGAGTTAGGATGA
- the LOC122578128 gene encoding uncharacterized protein LOC122578128 isoform X1 — MAEDQLKKRSNLSNVIHHNPWAVQKAKKKKVYHYDLDTKSTIALEWDNKKEHVVPKKEQIGIAYRELIQFLPFDAKNENILGDVFAAPPELFELNNLTGLLSYEVWQTHLSEQEREFLTQFLPEGADLHKIVHGLLAGNNFCFGNPFAKWGASVCSGDCHPDAVRRQEQCNKANKIAYYSELHEHHTKMIRSLQLWKEAWASCENEEDEFMQKILSRSRKDVHRSGSSLENGARYGPQDDLGATSGSCSWDADDKLYSSDSPDLAMNGETLNRVSRMDPGNTYHDYSGGSRSVARPSKGDKSRKLSTECDDGAKYMSYIKVSKEQHERVKSSMKYSNTSVQPTSLNHVLGNLDSFCVQPYKVFEEEETQKLHEHWLLLAKKDLPLGFENWKNWQSAKWQLAKCIMKEMEDKRKSNDRSVLDLSSQNQDKESQVLLLHGPENATLDNTHLNPIEVEIEGNRGLTFRSELDLKVETHENALEVEHKDDGSQYSTQNQHLVQISMHNDSQNFSPMAMDANSNVLADSCAFPCSLAEYTRNTIHAEAPVAEQFPLASAATEIWPSASLPSSVYCHQPTPVSCGYTSVSEFLLGNGQSSFPHRPSEGKDSFFYPHANQDRNELLLHSLYKDPWSSHYIHEQKLSSGLGFHPAASDAMLAPSLFARNICSSLPLHQNIQEHIFTDGGARFSVPRQEQLLPLNHAQDWTENNAVSHPMPASSHNRLNQNWFSNEEVVRDRWTGGVQNQDIGNACQVADESLLSVLSHFNGQRSVASYGSPGFIQSGNNAGVGHGAIHPSTANGMLPRAARGLNLNYMSGNEVHSATRWVNLPGGLQETGEKSFPWLWNNKELG, encoded by the exons ATGGCTGAAGATCAACTGAAAAAGCGTTCCAACTTAAGCAATGTCATCCATCATAATCCCTGGGCGGTGCAGAAAGCCAAAAAGAAGAAAGTTTATCATTATGATTTAGATACAAAATCAACTATAGCTCTTGAGTGGGATAACAAGAAGGAACATGTTGTTCCTAAGAAGGAGCAAATAGGTATTGCATACAGAGAGTTGATCCAGTTTCTTCCTTTTGATGCAAAGAACGAAAATATCTTGGGTGACGTATTTGCGGCTCCTCCTGAATTATTTGAACTGAATAACTTGACTGGTTTGCTGTCTTATGAG GTCTGGCAAACTCATCTATCAGAACAAGAAAGAGAGTTTTTGACCCAATTTCTTCCTGAAGGGGCTGATTTGCATAAAATCGTTCATGGCTTGTTAGCTGGAAATAATTTCTGCTTCGGAAATCCATTCGCAAAATG GGGTGCTTCAGTTTGTTCAGGTGATTGTCATCCTGATGCTGTTCGCCGTCAAGAACAGTGTAACAAGGCTAACAAAATAGCATATTATTCAGAATTGCATGAGCATCATACTAA AATGATACGGAGTTTGCAATTGTGGAAGGAAGCTTGGGCAAGCTGTgagaatgaagaagatgaatttATGCAAAAGATACTAAG TAGGTCCAGAAAAGATGTTCACAGAAGTGGGTCTTCACTAGAGAACGGCGCACGATATGGACCTCAAGATGATCTGGGTGCAACATCTGGATCTTGTTCATGGGACGCCGATGATAAATTATATAGTAGTGATAGCCCAGATTTAGCAATGAATGGGGAAACTTTAAATAG GGTTTCCAGAATGGACCCTGGAAACACATATCACGACTATTCAGGTGGATCAAGATCAGTAGCAAGACCTAGTAAAGGAGACAAATCACGCAAGCTTAGTACAGAATGTGATGATGGAGCCAAATATATGTCGTATATCAAG GTCAGCAAGGAGCAGCATGAACGGGTCAAGAGCAGTATGAAATACTCTAACACAAGTGTCCAGCCGACGTCTCTGAATCATGTTTTAGGAAATCTTGATAGTTTCTGTGTTCAACCATACAAAGTGTTTGAGGAAGAGGAGACACAGAAGCTGCATGAACACTG GTTGCTTTTGGCAAAGAAAGATCTCCCTCTAGGTTTTGAAAATTGGAAAAATTGGCAATCTGCCAAATGGCAACTAGCAAAGTGTATAATGAAGGAAATGGAAGATAAAAGGAAGTCAAATGATAGATCAGTTTTGGATTTGTCTAGTCAAAATCAGGATAAAGAAAGTCAAGTCTTGTTACTTCATGGTCCTGAGAATGCAACCTTAGACAACACGCATTTAAATCCAATAGAAGTGGAGATAGAAGGAAACCGTGGTTTAACGTTCCGATCAGAGTTAGATCTGAAAGTAGAAACTCATGAAAATGCTTTGGAAGTTGAACATAAAGATGATGGTAGTCAATATTCTACTCAGAATCAGCATCTGGTCCAAATTTCTATGCATAATGATAGCCAAAACTTCTCCCCAATGGCAATGGATGCCAATAGTAATGTTTTGGCCGATTCATGTGCTTTCCCCTGTAGTCTAGCTGAATATACCAGAAATACTATTCATGCAGAGGCTCCTGTTGCTGAGCAATTTCCTCTTGCATCTGCTGCAACAGAAATATGGCCCTCAGCGAGCCTACCATCAAGTGTGTACTGTCATCAACCGACACCTGTAAGCTGTGGATACACATCTGTCAGTGAATTTTTACTTGGGAACGGCCAATCAAGTTTTCCTCACAGACCATCCGAAGGTAAAGATTCTTTCTTTTATCCGCATGCTAATCAAGATCGTAACGAATTACTACTGCATTCACTTTATAAAGATCCATGGAGTTCTCATTATATTCATGAACAAAAGCTTTCTTCTGGGCTCGGTTTTCATCCAGCTGCGAGTGATGCAATGCTGGCACCCAGTCTGTTTGCTAGGAATATATGTTCATCACTGCCATTGCATCAGAACATTCAAGAACATATATTCACAGATGGAGGGGCCCGGTTTTCGGTTCCAAGACAAGAACAGTTGCTGCCACTAAATCATGCTCAAGATTGGACGGAGAATAATGCCGTTAGCCATCCAATGCCGGCATCATCCCATAATCGATTAAACCAAAATTGGTTTTCTAATGAGGAGGTGGTACGTGATAGGTGGACTGGCGGTGTACAAAATCAGGACATTGGGAATGCCTGCCAGGTGGCGGATGAGAGTTTATTAAGCGTTTTATCTCATTTTAATGGCCAACGCTCAGTTGCCTCATATGGTTCACCCGGGTTTATTCAGTCTGGGAACAATGCTGGAGTGGGGCATGGAGCAATTCATCCGTCGACAGCAAATGGTATGCTGCCCAGGGCCGCCAGAGGTTTGAATCTTAACTACATGAGTGGCAATGAAGTTCATTCTGCAACAAGATGGGTAAACTTGCCAGGAGGATTACAGGAAACTGGGGAGAAATCTTTTCCATGGTTATGGAATAATAAAGAGTTAGGATGA
- the LOC122578128 gene encoding uncharacterized protein LOC122578128 isoform X2, translating into MAEDQLKKRSNLSNVIHHNPWAVQKAKKKKVYHYDLDTKSTIALEWDNKKEHVVPKKEQIGIAYRELIQFLPFDAKNENILGDVFAAPPELFELNNLTGLLSYEVWQTHLSEQEREFLTQFLPEGADLHKIVHGLLAGNNFCFGNPFAKWGASVCSGDCHPDAVRRQEQCNKANKIAYYSELHEHHTKMIRSLQLWKEAWASCENEEDEFMQKILRSRKDVHRSGSSLENGARYGPQDDLGATSGSCSWDADDKLYSSDSPDLAMNGETLNRVSRMDPGNTYHDYSGGSRSVARPSKGDKSRKLSTECDDGAKYMSYIKVSKEQHERVKSSMKYSNTSVQPTSLNHVLGNLDSFCVQPYKVFEEEETQKLHEHWLLLAKKDLPLGFENWKNWQSAKWQLAKCIMKEMEDKRKSNDRSVLDLSSQNQDKESQVLLLHGPENATLDNTHLNPIEVEIEGNRGLTFRSELDLKVETHENALEVEHKDDGSQYSTQNQHLVQISMHNDSQNFSPMAMDANSNVLADSCAFPCSLAEYTRNTIHAEAPVAEQFPLASAATEIWPSASLPSSVYCHQPTPVSCGYTSVSEFLLGNGQSSFPHRPSEGKDSFFYPHANQDRNELLLHSLYKDPWSSHYIHEQKLSSGLGFHPAASDAMLAPSLFARNICSSLPLHQNIQEHIFTDGGARFSVPRQEQLLPLNHAQDWTENNAVSHPMPASSHNRLNQNWFSNEEVVRDRWTGGVQNQDIGNACQVADESLLSVLSHFNGQRSVASYGSPGFIQSGNNAGVGHGAIHPSTANGMLPRAARGLNLNYMSGNEVHSATRWVNLPGGLQETGEKSFPWLWNNKELG; encoded by the exons ATGGCTGAAGATCAACTGAAAAAGCGTTCCAACTTAAGCAATGTCATCCATCATAATCCCTGGGCGGTGCAGAAAGCCAAAAAGAAGAAAGTTTATCATTATGATTTAGATACAAAATCAACTATAGCTCTTGAGTGGGATAACAAGAAGGAACATGTTGTTCCTAAGAAGGAGCAAATAGGTATTGCATACAGAGAGTTGATCCAGTTTCTTCCTTTTGATGCAAAGAACGAAAATATCTTGGGTGACGTATTTGCGGCTCCTCCTGAATTATTTGAACTGAATAACTTGACTGGTTTGCTGTCTTATGAG GTCTGGCAAACTCATCTATCAGAACAAGAAAGAGAGTTTTTGACCCAATTTCTTCCTGAAGGGGCTGATTTGCATAAAATCGTTCATGGCTTGTTAGCTGGAAATAATTTCTGCTTCGGAAATCCATTCGCAAAATG GGGTGCTTCAGTTTGTTCAGGTGATTGTCATCCTGATGCTGTTCGCCGTCAAGAACAGTGTAACAAGGCTAACAAAATAGCATATTATTCAGAATTGCATGAGCATCATACTAA AATGATACGGAGTTTGCAATTGTGGAAGGAAGCTTGGGCAAGCTGTgagaatgaagaagatgaatttATGCAAAAGATACTAAG GTCCAGAAAAGATGTTCACAGAAGTGGGTCTTCACTAGAGAACGGCGCACGATATGGACCTCAAGATGATCTGGGTGCAACATCTGGATCTTGTTCATGGGACGCCGATGATAAATTATATAGTAGTGATAGCCCAGATTTAGCAATGAATGGGGAAACTTTAAATAG GGTTTCCAGAATGGACCCTGGAAACACATATCACGACTATTCAGGTGGATCAAGATCAGTAGCAAGACCTAGTAAAGGAGACAAATCACGCAAGCTTAGTACAGAATGTGATGATGGAGCCAAATATATGTCGTATATCAAG GTCAGCAAGGAGCAGCATGAACGGGTCAAGAGCAGTATGAAATACTCTAACACAAGTGTCCAGCCGACGTCTCTGAATCATGTTTTAGGAAATCTTGATAGTTTCTGTGTTCAACCATACAAAGTGTTTGAGGAAGAGGAGACACAGAAGCTGCATGAACACTG GTTGCTTTTGGCAAAGAAAGATCTCCCTCTAGGTTTTGAAAATTGGAAAAATTGGCAATCTGCCAAATGGCAACTAGCAAAGTGTATAATGAAGGAAATGGAAGATAAAAGGAAGTCAAATGATAGATCAGTTTTGGATTTGTCTAGTCAAAATCAGGATAAAGAAAGTCAAGTCTTGTTACTTCATGGTCCTGAGAATGCAACCTTAGACAACACGCATTTAAATCCAATAGAAGTGGAGATAGAAGGAAACCGTGGTTTAACGTTCCGATCAGAGTTAGATCTGAAAGTAGAAACTCATGAAAATGCTTTGGAAGTTGAACATAAAGATGATGGTAGTCAATATTCTACTCAGAATCAGCATCTGGTCCAAATTTCTATGCATAATGATAGCCAAAACTTCTCCCCAATGGCAATGGATGCCAATAGTAATGTTTTGGCCGATTCATGTGCTTTCCCCTGTAGTCTAGCTGAATATACCAGAAATACTATTCATGCAGAGGCTCCTGTTGCTGAGCAATTTCCTCTTGCATCTGCTGCAACAGAAATATGGCCCTCAGCGAGCCTACCATCAAGTGTGTACTGTCATCAACCGACACCTGTAAGCTGTGGATACACATCTGTCAGTGAATTTTTACTTGGGAACGGCCAATCAAGTTTTCCTCACAGACCATCCGAAGGTAAAGATTCTTTCTTTTATCCGCATGCTAATCAAGATCGTAACGAATTACTACTGCATTCACTTTATAAAGATCCATGGAGTTCTCATTATATTCATGAACAAAAGCTTTCTTCTGGGCTCGGTTTTCATCCAGCTGCGAGTGATGCAATGCTGGCACCCAGTCTGTTTGCTAGGAATATATGTTCATCACTGCCATTGCATCAGAACATTCAAGAACATATATTCACAGATGGAGGGGCCCGGTTTTCGGTTCCAAGACAAGAACAGTTGCTGCCACTAAATCATGCTCAAGATTGGACGGAGAATAATGCCGTTAGCCATCCAATGCCGGCATCATCCCATAATCGATTAAACCAAAATTGGTTTTCTAATGAGGAGGTGGTACGTGATAGGTGGACTGGCGGTGTACAAAATCAGGACATTGGGAATGCCTGCCAGGTGGCGGATGAGAGTTTATTAAGCGTTTTATCTCATTTTAATGGCCAACGCTCAGTTGCCTCATATGGTTCACCCGGGTTTATTCAGTCTGGGAACAATGCTGGAGTGGGGCATGGAGCAATTCATCCGTCGACAGCAAATGGTATGCTGCCCAGGGCCGCCAGAGGTTTGAATCTTAACTACATGAGTGGCAATGAAGTTCATTCTGCAACAAGATGGGTAAACTTGCCAGGAGGATTACAGGAAACTGGGGAGAAATCTTTTCCATGGTTATGGAATAATAAAGAGTTAGGATGA
- the LOC122580312 gene encoding uncharacterized protein LOC122580312 encodes MATSSSSAAGGKTQKDKREVIRLEREAVIPVLKPRLIMTLANLIEQSSDRAEFLKLCKRVEYMIRAWYFLQFEDLMQLYALFDPVYGAQKLEQQNLSSQEVDNLEQNFLNYMFKVLEKSNFKVITNEEIEVAHSGQYLLNLPISVDESKLDKNLLKRYFKEHPQENLPDFADKYIIFRRGIGIDRTTDYFIMEKIDVLIARIWAWIMRVTRLEKFFPRKSNKPVEKYMKKDLTKDNEISDEEIKDDLYVERIRLEKLDFSLQNLSSKITIQEPTFDRIIVVYRLAGTKTKKERGIYVKHLKQIPMADMEIVLPEKKNPSLTPMDWVKFLTTAILGLAAATGSIETPQADFWVIVAVVSTIVGYCAKIYFTFQANMETYQNLITQFMYDKQLDSGKGTLLHLCDDVIQQEVKEVIVSFFILMEQGKATLKELDHKCEELLKEEFGERCNFDVDDAVHKLEKLGIISKDQIGRYYCAGLKRANEIIGTTTEELVLKAREEGGS; translated from the exons atggcaACTAGTTCATCATCTGCAGCAGGTGGCAAGACGCAGAAAGACAAGAGAGAAGTAATACGATTGGAACGTGAAGCCGTTATTCCAGTATTGAAACCACGGCTCATCATGACTTTGGCCAACCTCATTG AACAGAGTTCGGACCGGGCAGAGTTCTTGAAGCTCTGCAAGAGAGTTGAGTACATGATTCGAGCATGGTATTTTCTTCAGTTTGAAGATCTTatg CAACTATATGCACTCTTTGATCCTGTTTACGGGGCTCAGAAATTGGAGCAGCAGAACTTATCTTCTCAAGAGGTCGATAATCTTGAACAGAATTTCCTAAACTATATGTTTAAG GTACTTGaaaagagtaattttaaagttattacCAATGAGGAGATTGAGGTTGCACACTCGGGGCAGTATCTTCTCAATCTTCCGATCTCAGTGGATGAATCAAAG CTTGATAAGAACTTACTGAAGAGGTATTTCAAAGAACATCCTCAAGAAAACCTTCCTGACTTTGCAGATAAG TATATAATCTTTCGACGTGGCATTGGAATTGATCGTACGACTGATTACTTTATCATGGAGAAGATAGACGTACTCATTGCACGTATATGGGCATGGATCATGAGAGTGACTAG GTTGGAAAAGTTTTTTCCTAGAAAATCAAATAAACCAGTTGAGAAATATATGAAGAAAGATTTGACCAAAGATAATGAAATTAGTGATGAAGAAATAAAGGATGACTTATATGTTGAGCGGATTCGGTTGGAAAAGTTGGATTTCAG TTTACAGAATTTGTCAAGTAAGATTACAATCCAAGAACCTACATTTGACAGGATTATTGTCGTTTACAG GCTAGCAggcacaaaaacaaaaaaggaaagAGGAATTTATGTGAAGCATTTGAAACAGATTCCAATGGCAGATATGGAAATAGTCCTG CCTGAGAAGAAAAACCCGAGTTTGACCCCAATGGACTGGGTGAAATTTCTTACCACTGCTATACTCGGTCTG GCAGCTGCCACTGGTTCAATTGAAACACCTCAAGCTGACTTTTGGGTCATTGTTGCTGTTGTCTCCACAATAGTTGGCTACTGCGCAAAAATATACTTCAC GTTTCAAGCAAACATGGAAACATATCAGAACTTAATCACACAATTCATGTATGACAAACAATTGGATAGTGGAAAAGGCACTCTTCTTCATTTGTGTGATGATGTCATTCAACAAGAA GTAAAAGAGGTTATAGTGTCTTTCTTTATATTGATGGAACAGGGGAAAGCAACTTTAAAG GAACTCGACCATAAATGTGAGGAACTACTGAAAGAGGAGTTTGGTGAAAGATGCAACTTTGATGTGGATGATGCAGTTCATAAGTTAGAAAAGCTAGGCATCATTTCTAAG GATCAAATAGGAAGGTACTATTGTGCTGGTCTTAAACGCGCAAATGAGATCATTGGCACCACTACAGAAGAGTTGGTGCTTAAGGCAAGAGAAGAGGGTGGTTCTTAA
- the LOC122579659 gene encoding acetyl-coenzyme A synthetase, chloroplastic/glyoxysomal-like, translated as METSRKKNMITTSNHLRHVESMAHLPSGAGNIPELNAVILGESLASEEHDLIFPSVSFSEKAIVPSPQKYLEMYKNSIEDPAGFWSDIASAFYWKHKWGNQVYSENLDVTKGKIYIEWFKGGVTNICYNCLDKNIESGNGDKIALLWEGNELDVDGSLTYRQLLERVCQLANFLKDNGVKKGDTVIIYLPMIMELPITMLACARIGAIHSVVFAGYSAESLFQRIVDCKPKIVVTCNAVMRGKKMINLKEIVDAALFESSQNGISVDSCLTYENESAMKKEDTKWQKGRDIWWQDAVPKCSTTCDVEWVDAEDPLFLLYTSGSTGKPKGVLHTTGGYMIYTATTFKYAFDYKESDVYWCTADCGWITGHSYVTYGPLLNGATVVLYEGVPNYPDAGRCWNIVDKYKVTLFYTAPTLVRSLMRDGNEYVTRYSRKSLRVLGSVGEPINPSAWRWFFNVVGDSRCPISDTWWQTETGGFMITPIPGAFPQKPGSATFPFFGVKPVIVDEKGVEIDGECSGYLCIKSSWPGAFRTLYGDHERYETTYFKPFSGYYFSGDGCSRDNDGYHWLTGRVDDVINVSGHRIGTAEVESALVSHPQCAEAAVVGVEHEVKGQGIYAFVTLVEGVPYSEDLRKSLVLVVRNQIGAFAAPDRIHWAPSLPKTRSGKIMRRILRKIASRQLDELGDISTLADPSVVDQLISLADS; from the exons TACTTGGAGATGTACAAGAATTCGATAGAAGATCCTGCTGGGTTTTGGTCTGATATTGCTTCAGCATTCTATTGGAAACACAAATGGGGTAACCAGGTGTACTCCGAAAATCTTGATGTCACAAAGGGGAAGATCTACATTGAG TGGTTCAAAGGTGGTGTCACCAACATCTGTTATAATTGCTTGGATAAAAATATAGAGTCTGGGAATGGTGATAAAATTGCACTTCTTTGGGAAGGAAACGAGCTTGATGTTGATGGATCATTGACTTACAGACAACTGCTTGAGAGAGTTTGTCAG CTCGCAAATTTCCTGAAAGACAATGGTGTTAAAAAGGGTGATACTGTAATTATATACTTACCCATGATCATGGAACTGCCGATCACCATGCTGGCATGCGCTCGTATCGGTGCCATTCACTCG GTTGTTTTTGCTGGATACTCGGCAGAATCACTTTTTCAAAGAATTGTGGACTGCAAACCAAAAATTGTGGTAACTTGTAATGCAGTTATGAGAGGGAAAAAAATGATCAATCTCAAAGAGATTGTTGATGCTGCACTTTTTGAATCATCTCAAAATGGAATATCTGTAG ATTCATGCTTGACATATGAAAATGAATCAGCTATGAAGAAGGAAGATACTAAATGGCAAAAGGGACGAGATATTTGGTGGCAG GATGCTGTTCCTAAATGCTCTACTACATGTGACGTGGAGTGGGTTGATGCAGAGGATCCACTTTTTCTGCTTTATACTAGTGGAAGCACCGGAAAGCCCAAG GGTGTCCTGCATACTACCGGAGGATACATGATATATACTGCAACAACATTCAAATATGCATTCGACTACAAAGAATCTGATGTATACTG GTGTACAGCTGACTGTGGTTGGATCACTGGTCACAGCTATGTTACATATGGACCTCTGCTTAATGGGGCGACAGTTGTACTTTATGAAGGG GTTCCAAACTATCCGGATGCTGGACGTTGCTGGAACATTGTTGACAAGTATAAGGTGACATTATTCTACACTGCTCCTACACTGGTGCGGTCTCTTATGCGTGACGGAAATGAG TATGTTACTCGTTATTCTCGTAAATCTTTGCGGGTCCTTGGTAGTGTAGGCGAGCCGATCAACCCAAGTGCATGGAG GTGGTTTTTCAATGTAGTTGGAGATTCAAGGTGCCCCATATCAGATACCTGGTGGCAAACTGAGACAGGGGGATTCATG ATTACTCCCATACCTGGCGCGTTCCCTCAGAAACCTGGTTCTGCCACTTTCCCATTTTTTGGGGTTAAG CCTGTGATAGTGGATGAGAAGGGAGTAGAAATTGATGGCGAGTGCAGTGgttatttatgcattaaaagctcCTGGCCAGGGGCATTCAGGACTCTCTATGGTGATCATGAGAGATATGAAACAACTTATTTTAAGCCGTTCTCTGGTTATTATTTCAGCGGCGATGGCTGTAGTAG gGACAATGATGGATATCATTGGCTCACAGGAAgggttgatgatgtgattaatGTCAG CGGACACCGTATTGGTACGGCAGAAGTTGAATCAGCTCTGGTTTCACATCCGCAGTGTGCCGAAGCAGCTGTCGTAGGTGTTGAGCATGAG GTCAAAGGGCAGGGCATATATGCATTTGTTACTCTGGTGGAGGGTGTTCCATACAGTGAAGATCTCCGCAAAAGCCTTGTGCTTGTGGTTCGAAACCAG ATTGGAGCATTTGCAGCTCCGGACAGAATTCACTGGGCACCCAGTCTTCCTAAGACGAGAAGTGGAAAAATAATGAGGAGAATTCTGAGGAAAATTGCCTCTAGACAGCTTGACGAGCTTGGGGATATAAGCACACTGGCAGATCCAAGTGTTGTTGATCAGCTCATCTCTCTGGCTGATTCCTAA